A region of Acetomicrobium sp. S15 = DSM 107314 DNA encodes the following proteins:
- a CDS encoding aspartate aminotransferase family protein, which yields MAYAAVYDANGLMVNGGDGAELLGEDGRRYIDFSCGHGAAIFGHAHLRLVEALEEASRRPWTIGSRLREPHREALLEKLGSLLEGGKAFLCNSGAESIEAALKLVTVVRPDRKKILALRRSFHGRTLGALSLTFNPRYRNPWQRLLVPVEHVSMEEAAGAIDENTAAVFVEPVQGEGGVHVMPKDVGSAITSACREYGAILVVDEIQTGWGRCGEILASPLVGLEPDIVCLAKGMAGGLPIGATVWKGSLGDFPTMGHGSTYGGNPLVSSVALASWEILHEEGFLEGVMERAERFRASLLRIKSPRVKEVRGIGLMYGVELSSIKATPVLQILQDEGVVALPAGPTVVRFLPPLVAQDHHFDRVASALAEALEECTDE from the coding sequence ATGGCGTACGCGGCCGTCTATGACGCAAACGGGTTGATGGTAAACGGGGGAGATGGAGCTGAGCTTTTAGGCGAAGATGGCAGGCGTTATATCGACTTCTCTTGTGGTCATGGGGCAGCCATCTTCGGACATGCCCATCTCAGACTCGTGGAGGCCCTCGAAGAAGCGTCCAGGAGGCCGTGGACGATAGGGTCAAGGCTCAGGGAACCCCATAGAGAAGCGCTCTTAGAGAAACTCGGCAGCTTGTTGGAAGGCGGCAAGGCCTTTTTGTGCAACAGCGGCGCCGAGTCTATAGAGGCTGCCCTCAAGCTTGTAACTGTCGTTAGGCCGGATCGCAAGAAGATTTTGGCCCTTCGCAGGAGTTTTCACGGGAGAACGCTCGGGGCGCTATCGCTTACCTTCAACCCTCGTTATCGTAATCCCTGGCAGCGCCTGCTCGTGCCCGTTGAACACGTATCCATGGAGGAAGCGGCTGGGGCCATAGACGAAAATACTGCGGCTGTCTTCGTAGAGCCCGTGCAGGGCGAGGGCGGCGTCCACGTGATGCCTAAAGATGTGGGTTCGGCCATAACGAGCGCCTGCAGGGAATACGGTGCGATCTTGGTGGTTGACGAGATCCAGACAGGCTGGGGCAGGTGCGGGGAGATCCTCGCGAGCCCGCTTGTGGGGCTTGAGCCCGATATCGTGTGTCTCGCCAAGGGCATGGCAGGCGGCCTTCCTATAGGCGCAACCGTATGGAAAGGGTCTTTGGGGGATTTCCCCACGATGGGACACGGCAGCACGTACGGGGGCAACCCCTTGGTCTCCTCTGTGGCTCTCGCATCTTGGGAGATCCTTCACGAAGAGGGCTTTTTGGAGGGAGTCATGGAGCGCGCCGAGAGATTTCGTGCGTCGCTTTTGCGGATAAAGTCGCCTCGAGTCAAGGAAGTGCGCGGCATAGGGCTTATGTATGGGGTTGAGCTTTCTTCGATCAAGGCCACGCCGGTTCTGCAAATCTTGCAGGACGAGGGGGTCGTCGCCCTTCCGGCCGGACCGACTGTCGTGCGTTTCCTGCCTCCGTTGGTGGCTCAAGACCACCACTTCGACCGCGTCGCTTCCGCCCTCGCCGAGGCTTTGGAGGAATGCACCGATGAGTGA
- a CDS encoding mandelate racemase/muconate lactonizing enzyme family protein — translation MRITKVEALPVTAMIDEPVRIATTVFTEVRATIVRVTADEGLVGIGECLVRSAPRATASIVEDMLAPRIIGMDPMDAGSIWWEMFSAMRTRGHTKGVVLEAMSGIDVAVWDIIGKATGMPTFKALHGYGRRVLPAYASSIFMGDVAEMASQAERFMESGYRTMKIKIGADIDRDEEAVKAIRSAVGDSVKLMVDCNSAYDAGTAVRLGRRLEKYEIEWLEEPVPPYDLKGYEAVRAGQPIPLASGEGEFTTYGFRDLLATGAISYAQPDLGRVGGFTEGMRVAALAHASNVYLAPHTGMCSALNIVATMHFAAAAPGFFMFEFMEVNHPLMDIFTTPIPKPVNGVITPPSEPGIGVELDMGKLERWIEK, via the coding sequence ATGAGGATAACTAAGGTGGAAGCTCTGCCCGTGACAGCAATGATAGATGAGCCGGTGCGCATCGCTACGACGGTCTTTACAGAGGTGAGAGCTACGATCGTGAGGGTCACCGCTGACGAAGGCCTGGTAGGCATAGGGGAATGCCTCGTAAGGTCTGCGCCGAGGGCCACAGCCTCCATAGTAGAGGATATGTTGGCCCCCAGGATTATAGGGATGGATCCCATGGATGCGGGCTCAATTTGGTGGGAGATGTTCTCCGCTATGCGCACGAGGGGCCATACTAAGGGAGTCGTATTGGAAGCCATGAGCGGGATAGACGTAGCCGTTTGGGACATCATCGGGAAGGCCACCGGCATGCCCACGTTTAAGGCTTTGCACGGTTACGGCAGGAGAGTGCTGCCAGCCTACGCCTCCTCGATCTTCATGGGGGACGTGGCCGAGATGGCTTCACAGGCGGAGCGCTTCATGGAGTCAGGATATAGAACCATGAAGATAAAGATAGGAGCTGACATCGACCGCGACGAAGAGGCCGTCAAGGCGATTAGATCGGCCGTGGGCGACTCGGTCAAGCTCATGGTCGATTGCAATAGCGCCTACGATGCCGGCACCGCCGTAAGGTTAGGGCGGCGCCTTGAGAAGTACGAGATAGAGTGGCTCGAGGAGCCAGTCCCTCCCTATGACCTCAAAGGGTACGAGGCTGTGAGGGCAGGGCAACCCATACCCTTGGCGTCAGGAGAGGGCGAGTTCACGACCTATGGGTTTAGGGACCTGCTTGCTACTGGAGCCATATCGTACGCTCAGCCCGACTTGGGGCGAGTGGGTGGCTTTACTGAGGGCATGCGAGTTGCAGCCTTGGCGCATGCAAGTAACGTTTACCTCGCTCCCCACACGGGGATGTGCTCGGCCTTAAACATCGTAGCTACTATGCACTTTGCAGCGGCTGCGCCCGGCTTTTTCATGTTCGAGTTTATGGAGGTAAACCACCCTCTTATGGATATTTTCACCACCCCAATACCCAAGCCCGTAAATGGCGTCATAACCCCGCCTTCAGAGCCCGGCATAGGGGTGGAGTTGGATATGGGGAAGTTAGAGAGGTGGATAGAAAAATAG
- a CDS encoding [LysW]-aminoadipate kinase, whose translation MKVIGVVKIGGAIGNALEPLMEELASRTTTEHWVLVHGASGVTDELCRVCNVEPRYVTSPSGYRSRYVGEVERAIFEAASYSFSAHCATLLAMKGTPAVPLRPDVAGTAFAKRKESLRVVSEGRQMILRGNYSGTVTRVDPKLILKLLGKGCIPILPPLAMDEAGEFSLDVDGDRLGAAVAGALGSQVLVILSNVPGLLRDPSDPDSLIAEATLDDWDDLESCAEGNMKRKLLACKEALDAGVPRVILADSRLSRPLSAALSGGGTHIWRTRPSMTQTG comes from the coding sequence ATGAAAGTGATCGGAGTTGTAAAGATCGGAGGAGCCATCGGGAACGCTCTGGAACCCTTGATGGAGGAACTCGCAAGTCGGACTACGACAGAGCATTGGGTCCTCGTCCACGGAGCGAGCGGAGTAACCGACGAGCTGTGCCGCGTCTGCAATGTGGAGCCCAGATACGTCACCAGCCCGAGCGGATATAGAAGCCGCTATGTTGGAGAGGTGGAGCGCGCTATCTTCGAAGCCGCTTCTTATTCCTTTTCCGCCCACTGCGCCACGCTGCTTGCCATGAAGGGCACGCCTGCCGTGCCGCTGCGCCCAGATGTGGCCGGCACGGCTTTTGCCAAGCGAAAGGAAAGCTTGCGCGTCGTTTCCGAGGGGCGGCAGATGATCCTGCGCGGGAATTACAGCGGCACCGTCACGCGTGTGGATCCCAAGCTCATATTGAAACTTTTGGGAAAGGGTTGCATCCCAATCTTGCCCCCTTTGGCGATGGACGAAGCAGGAGAATTTTCCTTAGATGTGGATGGTGACCGCCTCGGCGCGGCTGTGGCCGGTGCCCTCGGTTCTCAGGTGCTGGTCATCTTGAGCAACGTGCCGGGATTGTTGCGCGACCCTTCAGACCCTGATTCTCTCATCGCCGAGGCGACGTTGGACGATTGGGATGATCTCGAATCTTGTGCTGAGGGCAACATGAAGCGAAAACTTTTGGCCTGCAAGGAAGCCCTCGACGCTGGGGTCCCCCGCGTTATACTTGCAGACAGCAGACTTTCAAGGCCGCTCTCTGCGGCCCTATCGGGAGGAGGCACACATATATGGCGTACGCGGCCGTCTATGACGCAAACGGGTTGA
- the lysW gene encoding lysine biosynthesis protein LysW → MKVTCVVCEAEITLPSGAVVGELLVCPDCGTELELISLDPPTVEEAPQVEEDWGE, encoded by the coding sequence ATGAAGGTTACCTGTGTAGTATGCGAGGCCGAGATCACACTACCATCGGGGGCTGTGGTGGGGGAGCTTTTGGTTTGTCCGGATTGCGGCACGGAACTCGAGCTGATTTCACTGGATCCTCCCACCGTTGAAGAAGCTCCTCAGGTGGAGGAAGATTGGGGGGAGTGA
- the lysX gene encoding lysine biosynthesis protein LysX — translation MPRIRIFYTRLRKEEKLLAEAAEREGIPYSLEDAREMHFGATTGLSDDVILCRCISHSQNVALAHFFEGMGHRAVNPASVMEKCGDKLATSMALERAGIPQPAFRFALSPEAALSAAEELGYPVVFKPLTGSWGRLLAKANDKDAAEAIIEHKFNMGPLHQVFYVQEYIEKHGYDVRAFIVGGEPIAAIRRLSDHWITNTARGAKAVAEPVEGELEHILRRVHAAIGGDILAVDVFPTDDRGWLINEVNDGAEFRNSIEPTGVDIPGEIMHFCWKLCCGLSGELALARG, via the coding sequence ATGCCACGGATACGCATTTTTTACACGCGCCTTCGCAAGGAGGAGAAGCTCCTCGCAGAGGCTGCCGAGAGGGAGGGCATTCCTTATTCCTTGGAGGATGCCAGAGAAATGCATTTCGGCGCCACGACGGGTTTGTCTGACGACGTCATACTGTGTCGTTGCATAAGCCACAGCCAGAATGTAGCCTTGGCGCACTTCTTTGAGGGGATGGGACACAGGGCCGTAAATCCGGCGTCTGTCATGGAAAAGTGCGGTGATAAACTGGCCACCAGCATGGCCTTGGAAAGGGCGGGAATACCACAGCCGGCCTTTCGCTTTGCCCTCTCGCCCGAGGCAGCGTTATCGGCTGCAGAGGAGTTGGGATATCCCGTAGTTTTTAAGCCTCTGACCGGGAGCTGGGGAAGGCTTTTGGCGAAGGCGAACGACAAAGATGCCGCTGAAGCCATCATAGAGCACAAGTTCAATATGGGCCCATTGCATCAAGTTTTTTACGTTCAAGAGTATATCGAAAAGCACGGCTACGACGTTAGGGCTTTTATAGTGGGCGGTGAACCCATAGCAGCTATCCGCCGGCTGAGCGACCATTGGATAACGAACACCGCTCGTGGTGCCAAGGCCGTGGCAGAACCGGTAGAGGGCGAACTGGAGCATATATTGCGCAGGGTTCACGCAGCCATCGGCGGCGATATTTTGGCGGTGGATGTCTTCCCGACCGATGACCGTGGGTGGCTGATCAACGAAGTAAACGACGGTGCTGAATTTAGGAACTCAATCGAGCCGACCGGCGTCGATATCCCCGGCGAGATCATGCACTTTTGTTGGAAGCTTTGTTGCGGCCTTTCCGGCGAATTGGCGCTTGCGAGGGGGTAA
- the argC gene encoding N-acetyl-gamma-glutamyl-phosphate reductase, translating to MPRVAVWGGAGMTGGELLRLLARHPSLELAVTVSRSQAGKPIWHQHPILRPDYPDMTFSNPEDALKEEVDLAFLALPHGTSCPIIEGYRKANVPVVDLSADVRLRDEGIYRRWYGRAHPSPELLKEAVYGLPELHREELKGATLASGVGCNATCAILGLFPLAREGQIERLHLEVRVGSSEGGASPTQGSHHPYRSRAMRVIDPFRHRHLAEILQELKLPEESVAMTTTAVEMVRGVQMMAYVTLKDKVSEAELWKLYRKAFRNEPFLHLCPAQPAHLRFPDPRYVLGSNRALVGFALHDDGRRLLVTSAIDNLMKGASGTALQAANVMLGLPEEAGLEMMPVFPA from the coding sequence TTGCCACGTGTAGCGGTGTGGGGTGGGGCCGGCATGACAGGGGGAGAGCTGCTTCGTCTGTTGGCCCGCCACCCATCTTTAGAACTTGCGGTAACTGTGTCGCGGAGTCAAGCCGGAAAACCGATTTGGCATCAGCATCCCATTCTGCGACCCGACTATCCGGATATGACCTTTTCCAACCCTGAGGATGCGCTCAAGGAAGAGGTAGATCTGGCGTTTCTCGCCTTACCTCATGGCACATCTTGTCCCATCATCGAGGGGTATCGCAAAGCGAACGTGCCGGTAGTTGATCTTTCGGCGGACGTGCGCCTCAGGGATGAAGGTATTTACAGACGATGGTATGGCCGTGCTCACCCCAGCCCCGAGCTTCTGAAAGAAGCGGTCTATGGCCTGCCGGAGCTGCACAGGGAAGAGCTCAAAGGTGCAACACTTGCCAGCGGCGTCGGGTGCAACGCCACCTGTGCTATATTAGGGCTATTTCCCCTGGCCAGGGAGGGCCAGATAGAGCGCCTTCACTTGGAGGTGCGCGTAGGTTCTTCCGAGGGAGGGGCCAGCCCGACGCAGGGGAGCCATCACCCTTATCGCAGCAGGGCGATGCGCGTGATAGATCCCTTTCGCCACAGACACCTCGCCGAGATACTCCAGGAGCTTAAACTCCCCGAGGAATCCGTGGCGATGACGACTACCGCGGTGGAGATGGTGAGGGGCGTTCAGATGATGGCGTACGTGACGCTTAAAGATAAGGTTTCCGAAGCCGAGCTGTGGAAGCTCTACAGGAAGGCGTTTCGCAACGAACCGTTCCTGCATCTGTGCCCGGCACAGCCTGCCCACCTGAGGTTTCCGGACCCGCGCTATGTGTTGGGGAGCAATAGGGCGCTCGTGGGGTTTGCCCTCCACGATGATGGCCGCAGGCTCTTGGTTACGAGTGCTATAGACAATTTGATGAAGGGAGCCTCGGGCACAGCGCTCCAGGCTGCCAACGTCATGCTGGGCCTCCCAGAAGAAGCCGGGCTTGAGATGATGCCGGTTTTCCCAGCGTGA